The following DNA comes from Brassica oleracea var. oleracea cultivar TO1000 chromosome C5, BOL, whole genome shotgun sequence.
GAAATACCCGAAACTAGAATTGTACCGAAACCCTCAAATACCAGAACGGTTACAATTAGGCTTGGGCAAAAAAAACGAACGAGAACTACCCGAATAAATAAAAAATATTAATTATATATACACATAACATAACTAAATATATAGTTTAAATTTAAAAATCTATTAAAAGTATCAAAAAATATTTGAAAAATAACTTATTATAAAGTATCCGAACTAGCCGAAAGTATCAGAAGGTATTTGGATAGTTTTATCCAAAATATCCAAAGCAATTTGAAATATCCAAATTTTTTATCTAAATCATCCTAATTATTTGATATTTTACTTACACTAAATAACCGATATTTTACCCGAATTATCTGAACTACCTGAACTACCCAAACCTGAACCGGAACCAAATGAGAACCAAATTTTTTCAGGTATTTTCCGGTTCCTAGTTTTACTATCTAATCCAAACCGAACCCGAAACTATCCGAACCGAATCCGAAACTATCAGAACCGAACCGAAAATAGGTCAGATAGTAAATGGATCATCTAGCCTCCTATCCAAACAACCAAATACTCGAACCGAATCGAACCGATACCCGAAATGGTCAGGTATAGTCTCAATGGTTGGCGAATGTACACTCTGAATACGAATATTTGGTTAGTTTATGTTGGAAATAATTTCTTTTTTTTAGTAACTTTTGAATTCAAGTGTTCTGCTTTGATTTTGAAAAGTGAAAAGAGACTTCCATTGGGTCATCGATTGTAATCACTTACTCATCTCCTATGACTATTTGGAAGGACTATTACTCTATTAGGTTACTGGTATCTATTTTGATTCAAATTTCAAAACTAAAAGTACAATCAGGTCTTTTGCACTCTAAGAGTCGTATTAATGGACCGTCTGAAAAAGTACTCTTGCTGAATGTAAAAAAAACACTCAACTTCAGTGTGATGCGTATGTAACGAAAACGCCAGAGAAAAAAAAAAGACACTTTGTATAACTGAAATCAAATAGTATAACTTTTTTAATGAAAACTCAAATGGTTTTAAATTTCATGTTCTTTGTAAACTTTGTGGCTACGACCAAAAATGTAAACAAATGTAGAAACCATCAAAATACCCATATATTTGATTTCAACATGACCAAATATCTGATTACATCATCATAAACCCAAACAAACGATAGAAATACATATAAAATTTTGATAAAATATAAATTAATAAAAAGGACAACGAGACCAATGAAGGTCACATATTGTTTCTTGCTCTTTACTCTTCGGCCTTCTCGGCGGCGACTTCCTCAGCAGCCACGACTTCCTCTGCTTCGGTCTTCTTCTCCTCCTCCTCCACAACAGCTGGAGTTTCAGTCTCCTCCTCTTTCTCTTCTTCCTTTAGCTCCTCCACAACCGCTGGAGTTTCTGTCTTCTCTTCTTCCTCTTCTACCTTTGGCTCCTCCGTTTCTTTCTCTGCTTCTTCTTCTTTTTCCTCTGCCTCTTCCACAACCACATCTTTGCTCGTTTCTACCACTGGTGCTTCAGATTCTTCTTCTGTTACGGCGGCTGGAGCAGGAGCAGACTCTGTCGTGGCGACGACTTCTTCCGGCTGTTCCGTCACTTCTGGCTCCTCCACCGTCTTTGTTGGCACCTCAACGTTCTCTGCTGCTGGAGCAATCACTTGTTCATTCTGTAAGAAAACACACACTTAGCAAACAAAAAACTGTCTCCCGTTTTTATTAGATTAAACGGCGAGCAGTCCGTCATATTTGGCCTGACACTGGTCTAGGTTTTTATTGTTTTTTTTTTAAAAGGTTTTTATTGTTCGTGATAGACATTCTACGCGATACATGTAACTTGCAAGTAAGCTGATCGTTTGTACAAATATTTAGATGGTAAATCAAATCTAACTATATCAACACAGAAATTTGATTATAGATGGAGATGGATAATCTAAGGTGGTGTTATTCAATAGTTGTAATATTTAGATTTTATAATCTTTTGGTATTTGATGATTGGCTGTAATTTTTTGTATTAAAATTTAGCGTTATTGGTTATTACATTTTGAATATCTCAATTAAGTAATTTTGAAATCTAGTGTTATAAGTTCTTAAATTTACTATCTCTTTATCAAAAGAATTAAAAATCTATTGTTATTCAATCAAAATTTTGAATACAACAATAAAATTCTGGTGTTATAATCTCTAATAGATTTTACAATCAATTGACTTAAAACTGTTAGAAGGGATTTGATTCATATGTAAATTGTGAAACTAACCTTATACCTTAAGATTTTAAAATCATTTCTTATATCAACAAGCACTAATGTAAAAAGTTTATAGCTATCATCATTTTTCAGAAAAAGTCATCATCACAAAACAAATTTTTATTTAACCTAACATTGTTTTCATTTTACCAAAACATGGTACAATAGGATCTTAAGATGCCATATTGGGTACAAAAACACAAATCTAAAGATCATGCAAAATATTATAGAAATTTGAAAAAAAAAAATCGATGGATTTGTTAATCATTTGTTATTCAGTTTAATTTTACTGTAGAAATCAAATGACATTATGTTGAATTTAGAAATACAATGATGCAGATTTAAGAAATTAGATTCAAATGAATAATGAATCAATTTGAGATGAACAATACAATTGAAATCTGATATGTTTTAAATCTAATAGAGTTTACTTATACAACCAATAACACCCCCTAAGTAATATAGACTTGATATCATATGCTGAACCAAAAAAAAGACTTGATATCATACCTCAACAGTGGCCATTTCGAAATGACAAAGTAAAAGAGGAAAAATATAAAGAAGAGAAGAGAAATAAAAGTGTATGTGATGCTTTGGTGAGTGAAGAGCTTTGATCAAGAGGAGAGCTATTTATAGTAAAAGCAAATGCCTAATGCTTTACGATTATATATATATATGTCAAAAAATATAATTATCTGTTTTTTTTGTCTACACTGTCATTATAGAATCATAATGATGAATATTGCACATGAAAGCAGCTTTATCCTTAAATATAAAAATACTTATGTACTATTTTACACCTCATGCCACATACACATAGAACCTCATCACTCAACCATTACCCATCAAGTTGTAATAATAATAATAAATGTTTTATCTAATTTTCAGTTAAAGAACTTGAATTCTGTAGCTGAAAATTAGATAAAACATTTTATTATTATTATTATTTCAGCTACAGAACTTGGATTCTGTTAGCCATTTCTCAAAAGAAAAAAAAACTTGAATTCTGTTTTACAAAAAATAAATTAGTTATATGCAGTAAAATATCTTGATAGGTATTTATTTCTTCTCCTGTAACCTTAGTGAACGTTACAACATACCTTTCATGTTATCATCGATGAACTCTTAATTATTGAATTGAACGTTACAACTTGTCATGTAAAATTTCACCCCAAAAAAACTTGTCATGTAAAACGTTACTACTGCCTTTCATGTATCTGACCAATGACGACGTGGCTACAAGTTCAAGCGCGACATGTGAGTGTGAGCCAGGTAGGACTCGTCGCGTGAACGTGGACCCACGTACACGAGTTTGTTTCTTCTTCTTTTCTTTTTCTAGTTTGTGGTAAAATAGACAAAACCGCCATTTGAGAAGATAACTAAAAGGCTAAATTTTACCAAAAAACTAAAAGGCTAAATACAAAATCAATGGCATGTATAAACAGTAAAATTATTTATTTAGTAATGGTATTTATTTTAGGTTATTTCTAAATCGTATTCTATTCTTATACAGTTATAGTATTTACTGTTTTAATCAAAACAATATAATATGCAAAATATATAATTTGGTCTTTAATTTAATGATATATTTTGTCTATATGGACGATATGACGATTTACAACAACTAGAGATTTTAAATATTCAAGTTTCTGCATTTTTTATTTTAGATTAACAACTGGTGTTTAAAAAATATATACAAAATATATATAGTTCAACTGTTAAAATCTACCGTCCAGTCATTAACTAGTACTTTTGAAAGCGTTAACTATATAACTTTGAGATGAGATGATATGAATTATTGATTAATTTGTTTTAGGCTTTAGCTAACATTTTTAAGTTAATTAATTTAGTGATTATGATTCGGTTTTGAAAATGTACAATCTAGCTTTGGTTTTATGAAATTGTGATTAATTTAGTTTCTCTTCCGTTAAAATATGAAACTGTGATTAATATAGTTTCTCTTTCGATAAAAGGTTAACATTTTCCCAAAACAAAAATACAGGCTATACCACGTACTCACAATCTGTAAAGATGCCCAGCAGAAAAGCTGATAAAAAGGATTGGACGGCTACCCATTAGCAGGTCCCATTTGTTGTATAATTGTGTTTCAAAATGAAACTAAACGTACTAAATAGTAATGCACCAATTATGCATAAGGGATGATGTTTACAAAACTGGAAATCAGTAGGGAAAAGAGAGAGTAGATGTATGACATCTTACGAATAAGTCAATAACAAAGATCAATTCGTTCGGTTCATTTGGCCAAAGATCAATTACCAGAACAATATTAAGACAGTGATGCATGCCATCCACCACTGTATATAGTTAGCTCCCTTCTATAAAATTTTATATGGTGACTGACATATAATAAGTGAATAGTATCGTCATAACTCGTTATCTAAACATAACTGTTAGGACATTCAAAAATATACATTTTCTATATAAAAAATAGAGATGCGATAAACTTTGTAAACTACAAAATTTTAGCCTTTAATCTCTTTTAGCGTTCGAGACAATAGTTTTTTTGTAACTTGAAATCAATTGTTGATATACCATAAATCACTAGCCCATTACCTATTTATTAAAAATTATATGTTTTAAAAACTAAAGTTGTGGATTATTAATAAGAAGAAATTATTAACAAATAATCTTTTTAAAAATAGAAACACATTTATATGGGGGACCTCCCCTGCTCATCTACTGTAAAATTAATCAATATACTTTTCGACGTGATTGATGAATACTTCTAATGTAGATCTGAAAAGGTTGTAATAATTCAGTTTTGCTGTCCCCAATTATGATAAGCGTCCCATGTCTTGAACATGTGTAACGCTAAAGTCGAGCAAACGGAAGGATATATGTCTCCAGAATTATACACTTAAATGTTTAATTCTACTCCGTTGATTTAGAAATAAACTTTTAATCTGACGGCAAAGGATTCGTATTGTAGTGTTGGTTTCGAAAGAAGAGAATCTCTTTGTGGCCAAATAGTTGGCACTTGAGGGTTTGGGGCCATGACGGTGATGAACTTTTAAGGATTTCTTTAAAAATTAATCTAAGGAAACATGTAGATATATCTGTCATCGATTGGAAAGGGTCCGATTCTGCCTGACCCAAATCTGAAAAATCTCAAAACATACTTGGTATTGATATCGAGATGGTAACTACTAACTAGAGTCTACATGCAATATGGGTATCGAACTCACAAATAAGTAATGATTTAAGTGTGTCCGTCCTTGATCTAGATCTGACCACAAAGGGTTACGATGCCTTCAAATCCGGTCTAAGACTGAAAATATCAAATTATGAATGAACAAATATTAACAAACTGGATTTTACAGAAAAAAAAAAGAAGATATTAACACACTGGATAGGAAAATGTACATTGTTTAGTATTACTGGATAGGAAAATGTACATTGTTTAGTATTTGATTCAGAAAATCTCAAATTTTTGGACAAAGTAAAAGTTTGAAAACATGGCACAACTGATATTATTGGATTTTGCATAAATTTGTGTTTTATTATTAAAAAGTGTATGTTTTCTAGTTATCTAGAAGACTAAAATATCCTCCAATAATCGCTTAGTGGTGGATGACAAAAAAATCGCTAAGTCCAAATTTTATAGAACGTTATTGGACTCTCGTCTCTGGATTTTATAGAACGTTATATTGAAAGCCCAACTTTCATAGCCTTTACACTATATACTTTTATACCATCTGCATGGTTTATAGTTTTTTTGTCCAAATGTTTACAAAAATAACTAAATATTTGTCCACACGATAAAAAAAGATAAAAAATTTAAGTCTTTTATAAAATAAAACACAAATATATGAAATATGACACTAAATATTTGTCAATTGAAAAAAAAGGAAAATAAATCTGCGCCATTGAGTCCAAATTCAAATAATTTTTTTTCAACCATTCTTAATTATTTTTTTTTCTCTTCTTAATATAATTTAAGCATTCATAAAAAAAATTGAATTTTTTTATTGAAAAGTATAAATCTTTATTAAAAGTATATAATTTTTTATTAAAAATATTAACCACATAATAAAATTAATTTATCAGAGTTATACCAACTTAATTCATTAAAGAAATATAGTTTAATTTTTTAAACATAAATAGTAATTTAAAATGAAACACGATAAAGAAAGATAAAAGGTTTAAGTCTTTTATAAAATAAAACACAAATATATGAAATATGACATTTACTAAATATTTTTCAATTGAAAAAAAAAAAAGAAAATAAAAAAGCACGAGTCAAAATCTAGTATACTTTTATACCATCTGCATGGTTTATAGTTTTTTTGTCCAAATGTTTACAAAAATAACTATTTTGGCTGATACTTCTTATAGTGATTACCCTCTATCACATGCAATGCCTTAAATCAAAGAAAAGCCCTTAATTTTTTGGGGGGAAACATAGTATCACCACACTAACAAAAAGTCGAATCTACCATCTTTAGCAGCAGTCTCTGAAAAGAGGAACCGCTTAGATACAAGCTCTTTATTGATAGTTTATAATTGGTAAACTGTTCAGACTTGTAATAGTTTCCACATCTTTGTTCCCTCAATAAAATATAGGATTTGTTCCCTAATTTTTTTGGAGATTTTTACATAGACACCTCTAAATCAAAATAGAAAATTATGAAAAAAATTAAAAATATATATAACCCCAAATTTTTAAATCTGGCCATGCGTATATGTTTTCTGATTATTTATTTCCCCCAAATTTTCCGGTTATAATACGAAGAAGTTTTTACCAACATTTAGATATTCATTGTTTTGTTTCTATCAAACCAACCTCATGACGTGAATACGGACATGGGGATATGTACGTGCATGCATGTATATATTCAGATTCATGTACGTATGCAAACTTAGCTATATTGTACCGTTTATTTTTAGATAATAAATCATGTGAACGGGAAGATTAGAAGTCTT
Coding sequences within:
- the LOC106292471 gene encoding myelin transcription factor 1-like, with the translated sequence MATVENEQVIAPAAENVEVPTKTVEEPEVTEQPEEVVATTESAPAPAAVTEEESEAPVVETSKDVVVEEAEEKEEEAEKETEEPKVEEEEEKTETPAVVEELKEEEKEEETETPAVVEEEEKKTEAEEVVAAEEVAAEKAEE